A segment of the Hemicordylus capensis ecotype Gifberg chromosome 6, rHemCap1.1.pri, whole genome shotgun sequence genome:
TACACAGCAGGGaggacaggggcggagccactattgtGTGAACAGGTTAAAAGAATCTGGGCTCAGGGCCCATGCCTTATGCCCCagccagccccctgcatctgatgtcagatgcagagggcgtgGCTGCACTCACACAGGGCCACGTACCCCCTTTGAAAATTCCAACCTGCGCTGTATTTTCAGTGCGGCCAGGACCAACTCTCCCTACGTTTAAAGGCAAGGAAACGTGTTCTCATCCAGGCTGGGAAGCTGGCACTGGCTACACTTCTCAGAAACGGAGCTGGGAACGAAGCCTGGTCAGGAAcgtgtctccctgccttttaaagcagggagagcctaGCGCCGgaatttgctcccaaatggggtgcGCGCCCTTTGCGAGCGAAACCatgcccctgcctctgacatTAGACACCGGGCCATGGCTGGGGGGCGCGCTGCATGCAGCGGACTGAGGCTGCCACTAGCCTCCCTACGCTGGCCACTGCATACATGATTGTTCCAAGTCTGTGGAACACCAACTCTACTCCATTTCAGTACTACTACAAACTGCAGACTGTACTTTCCCCCATCATACTTCATCCTTTCCCCCCCTACATATTCTCGTACTAAAAATCCCACTCTGACAAGGAGTTCAGatgaacaaaaaaaaccccttgctCACCACTTCCTGCTGACTTCGGACACTAATTAAAAAGATACCATGCAGCTGTTATTTTAATTCCCGCCCTCCTTAAGAGACCAATGCTGCGACCTGCCATTTTTGCTTATTAGCTTTCGACAGCTTATCACAAATTCAAAGCTTTGAACGATGAATTCCATTTAAGAGGCGAGTTGCTTCATGTAAACCCACGGCGTTAAGTAATAAGGAGGCAACCGGTTAGACAGAGAATCCTGATTGGCTAAGCTGGTGACGTAAGTATTACCAACATTTTTGAATTTCCCACTCTACCCTGCAATTGGACAATCTCTAGAAGCCGCGGTTTTTTCTATACTATCGCTGGTTTCTTTGTTCTTGAGAGAAAAATTACACTACCCTCCCGACCCGGCGCTTTCATGATAGTGAAAACAGGATAAAATATCGCTCTAAACCAAGACgtggggagagaggaaaagagCCGCTAGAATTTCTGAACACTGGAGCAGAATATAGCAACCCTACAGCACACGTAAAGCATCAGCATAAGGAGTACTCTAGTTTCTCTAAATACAGCACATCCTTCAAAACAAAAGATAGCGACGGCTTTCACCCCGCTGATTGTTTCACTGGGACTGGAATGGTTAAAACTGGAAAGCTTGCCATTCAAGCCATTAATCTCAACTGAAGGAAAAAAGGATAAATACCGTACTTAGTGCTTTGCCGCAACAGTAAAAGTGGACTAAAAGAGCCAGTTACCccaaatacctttaaaaaatattttaagtgcTTCTTTAGTTGAAAAATACGATTTTATGGCGTACAGTCTATCATATATTAATTTCCTATTTTAAGGCTACACCTTAAGTTTACTTAGAAATATTGTATAAGCAATTGCAACTCTTTTCAGGAACTTGTGGGTGGCCCTGAAAAGGGCCTTTGAACTAAATGCTTTGAAAGTTTTGGTAATTAGCCACCAAAACCGTACAGAGTACGACCCTGGCGTTTCAGCGCGTAAACAACATCCATAGCAGTCACAGTCTTTCTCTTCGCGTGCTCAGTATAAGTCACCGCATCACGAATAACATTCTCCAGGAAAACCTTCAAAACGCCTCTTGTTTCTTCATAGATCAAGCCAGATATGCGCTTCACACCACCACGACGAGCCAAGCGACGAATAGCGGGCTTTGTAATGCCTTGGATGTTATCACGAAGAACTTTGCGATGCCTCTTTGCACCTCCTTTCCCAAGTCCCTTGCCACCTTTTCCGCGCCCAGACATACTAACAACCTGTGTTGCAGCAGAGACAAATAGAAAAATCGGTCTTTTTCTTAAGGAATGAATCCTCCAGCTTGCGCCGCCAGTTTATATGGCACTGAGTCCGACCTGAGTGAAAACTGCAGGAGGGTGGAGCCTCTTTTCTACCCCGCCCCTTTTCCGTAAGCTTCGTTTTTCTATTAACGCAGCTTCTTCACCACTCAAGCCCTAGGAATTGGAAGCTGACCAATCAAATAGCTCAATCACCTCGCTATACGTGAAGCGTGCGGAGCCTGACTAAGGGAGTGAGTTTTCTCTAATAGTGAATGTTTTCGTATGTAAATTCAAGAATCTGTTTTTAGTATGGCCGGTCAGGTCAATAtcatgtaaatatatatatgacATAAAGGCGTTTCCAAGGAAAGGAGATCCAGCCACTGTTATGTTAGAACGGACACGTATAACTTATATTTTAAAGGTAGCCTTGATAGGAAAAAATCCAAAACGAACAGTTAAGATAATGACTTTACTGCGCCATCACAAAGTAGTTAGCAAGATTTCGAGTTCTGCTCTAGAATTCCgaaatttgtgtttgtttttgataAACATTTCTGAACTAATTTTTAGGAGAGATGAAGAATTTTCCATTTGATTTATAAACGCTACAAGAGAGCTTGAGGAAAGGCTCTTAAATAGTAGTATATGTAGATTAGCAAAATCTAGCATCGATTATTTTGAGAAAActtcgctctgggctccgtggagaaagagcaaaatataaaatgttttttaaaaaatttaaaaaattaaaatagtatcTCTAGTCAAGAGTATCCCTAGTATCCCTAAAGCGCTAGCTGTACGCATGTTAGCATATAGACTCCGCCCATCTTACTGGATACTTTTGTTGCTAAAACAAACAAtgaaacaaaaaagggggggcgTTCTCTGAATGAGATCATTGGACCCAGCCCCGAGAATATCGTTCAATTAGCCATAAAGACCGCACAATGCCTCTCGCGATAGAATGAGAACTAGCCTTTAACCAATCCTTCTGCAGCCCGGGAAAATCTCTCTATTTAATTAATGGCTTCCATGTTCTCTGAGCCAATCAGGTAAGGAGAGGTGGCTATAAATATCCACGAGTTGCTAACGCCTTCTCTATTTCATTCAAGAAGATTGAGAGTGCTTTCATTACTGCAGAGGAATGGCTCGTACGAAGCAGACCGCTCGTAAATCCACCGGCGGGAAAGCGCCGCGTAAACAGCTGGCCACTAAAGCAGCCCGCAAAAGCGCGCCCGCCACCGGTGGCGTGAAGAAGCCGCATCGCTACCGCCCGGGCACCGTGGCTTTGCGAGAGATCCGGCGCTACCAGAAATCCACCGAGCTGCTGATCCGCAAGCTGCCTTTCCAGCGCTTGGTGCGGGAGATCGCGCAGGACTTCAAGACCGACCTGCGCT
Coding sequences within it:
- the LOC128329236 gene encoding histone H4, which translates into the protein MSGRGKGGKGLGKGGAKRHRKVLRDNIQGITKPAIRRLARRGGVKRISGLIYEETRGVLKVFLENVIRDAVTYTEHAKRKTVTAMDVVYALKRQGRTLYGFGG
- the LOC128329235 gene encoding histone H3, with the protein product MARTKQTARKSTGGKAPRKQLATKAARKSAPATGGVKKPHRYRPGTVALREIRRYQKSTELLIRKLPFQRLVREIAQDFKTDLRFQSSAVMALQEASEAYLVGLFEDTNLCAIHAKRVTIMPKDIQLARRIRGERA